The nucleotide window taatgcagaaaaaGGTGTACTGTCGCATGAAGATGCACATGCCGACTCCGCTGATCAACTGCGTGGAGGTGATAGAGCAACTGGCAGAGAGCGAGACTGCGATAGGTATTGGAAGGTGGATCCGGTCAAACGGCGAGGGATTGACAGGGAATGCAACTAGCAGCGATACCTATAGGCTGAGACGCTAAGACACCTGATCGAGATTTCTGATAGTTTGCTGGTGAACAACAAGAAGAGGTTGGCCGGCTATTGCCTAAAATAATAAATGGTGTGATTAGTAAATCATTTAATTCATATTGCCATCATCGTATCAATAGCTTGTTTATCTATGCTTGAACCGGCTTGCCATCAGATGTAACGAGGATATTTATGATGAGGAAATGCACAGATAACAATCCCCATATATATTTGTCCTCAACCATATGTCCATTCTCACCGTAGGAGTCTATACCCCTTACCGATATGTCACGATATGATATTATTTGAAAGATAAATCATTTATAGTTAATGTCGGAAGCAGCTTACCAGCCCTACGCCATCATCTTCGTCACTGAACCAGTCCTGCAGCAGGGCCCCAATGAGAAAGTCCCGCCCTACGTCACCTACCAAGTCTCGGGACAAGACCCCCACGGACAGTTCAACATCCGCAGGAGGTTCAGAGAGTTTCTCCTCCTCAGGAACAAACTGGTCGAAAGATTCACCGGCATGTACATCCCGCCCATCCCTTCCAAACGCACAGCAGTACACCCACAGTCACATAGGGGAACACATAGTAAAGATACGTCGAGGAGAGGAGAAGGTTCCTGCACTACTTCTGCGTCAAAGTAGCAGCCAAGCCGTACCTCTTCGACTCCGATATCTTCCAGACCTTCCTCAGAGGGGATCCCGATTTCTAACGCGTAGATGAACCGTAATTTAGGCTTCAAGGCTGATATCAAGTCACGAGTATGCCCTGATCAGCAATATCTACAACATAGAGTTCAAAGAAGCAGCAGACTCCGCAGACATCCCCAAGATCATCATAGAAATAGAAGCTTAGGCCGAAGTCTTGAAGCAGGTGAGAAAAAATTGACCATCATACGGTAGCAGATCCAGGAAGTGCCGAAGCCAAACGGCTTTCATCAACCAATATTGTATCTATAATTTCACGCAGCTGAGTGCTACAAGTCAGTCCTTCCCCGCTTCTAGCAGGAAGTCCTGACTGCTCACGGACTGACCAACGAACAGATGGTGTTTCCAACAACTAGACTTACAAGTAGAGACTGTGTAGTACTGCACTTCGCGGAAGGCAATCCGCTGCTTGACTACGTGTAGGCAATCACCTACGACATCAGAGAGGCGAGGGCCCTGCTGGAAGCCATCGAGTCTCGGAGGGCCTTcgagagcaagaagagcaacTTCGAGGCGGTCAGGAGGGAGAGCAAGGAGGAACTGGAACGACTAAAGAGCGGCAGGCTCAGCATAAAGTCCTTCTTCACCTCAGGCACCAAGGAACTGCAGATCAAGGAACTGGAAAACTACATCCCTCAGTATGAACGCAACGAATCCTTCTTGGGAGCGTGCTGCCCCTGTCTGCCGTAGCCATCCACCAGGACATCCAAGGTTCAAGAAATCTCGCTCCATCGACTACCTGGCGACGGTCCAGATGATCGCGCAGAAGGAGATGCGGGTGCTGCAGCTGTACGGGGAAAGCTTGCTGACTGCGCAGGTGAAACGCCCAGCCAAGTCTGTGCTCGTATCGCACCAGCAAGCTGTAGAAGTAGAGAAGCAGCCGagcaaagaggaaaaggaggagTAGCGTCATTAATGATTTCTTATGTTCTATAATCGTCCGCTTTGTCGATCCTCTATTGCTATTTGGCTTCCCTAATAAAGCAAGCATTAATTTTACCCCCCTGGAAACCATCATGCTGTTGTTTTGTATTTGCtactagaggagagagaaaggcatTATACAGTTACCCTACTACAAAAATATAAAGATCATAATCTCAGGATTGTAAATTCTACTCACGGTGGTCTTTATGTGCAAGCTTATATTTATTGCGAATAAATATGTGATGAAAGGTCGATGGGTTTGGAATTTCGGGGATgggtttttgaatatttaatttCAACTAATTTTACTCTGAGTATGGGTTCGTTCCGCTCTGCGCCTGACCTCGCCAAGCACACCGTGGTCAAGTCCACCGCCGCCTTCAGCTACGCAGTCACCCACATGTGCGGTACCTTCCCACTCACGCAGGCTGGAGGATATACATGGAAGATGCCCACATCACCAAAGAGTAACTCACAGAGAAGAAACACGCCCTCTTCGGCGTCTTCGACGGTCACGGCGGTACTCCCCCTTCGATTCAGGCGCATAAGTGTCGACTTTTGTGGAGCGCCATTTCGTGCAGGAGTTGTAGGCGAATCCCAACTACAAGAAGGAGAACTTCTAACTGGCCCTCCGTGAGACCTTCATGAAGATGGACGTGCTGCTGGCCTCTCCGGCTGGCAAGGAGTAAATCACCAAGATCCAAAAGTAGATGAAATAGAAGGACAACGGGCCTAAGTACGACTAGGAATCGCATGCCGGTTGCACTGCCAACGTGGTGTTGGTGACTCCTGAGTGGATTTACTGTGCCAATGCTGGCGATTCCCGCGCCATTGCCTACCAGGGCGAAAAAACTGTAGAACTTAGCAAGGACCACAAGCCAGAGGATCCCATCTAGCTGGATCGCATCACCAAGGCCAACGGAACAGTCAGCTACGGTCGCGTCAACGGCGGTCTGAATCTTTCCCGCGCACTGGGGGATCTTTAGTACAAGAAGGGAAGCGTGAAGCCGTAGGAGCAGATGATCACAGCCAATCCCGACATCACAAAGATCAAAAACTAGAAAGTAGATTTTATTATAATGGGGTGCGATGGCATTTGGTAAGTAAAGACTAATAATTAAATGGTAGACTGGATCAAGAAGAGACTAGACAACGACAAACCCATCCAGAACATCGTCGAAGAACTACTCGATGAACTGGTCTCCAAAGATAGCGGAAATCAGTACGGAATGGACAACATGAGTGCCATCCTCATCAAGTTCAACAAGAAGAAGTGAAACCCATGATACATCCACACCAATCACCCATCACCAATAACATCAATCTATAATATAAACTCATTACATTCTTTGATATCAGCCCTATAGGCATTTCACATCTGCCAATTATCCCATGAAAGCGAGCCCTCCGCCTGAGACTGGGTATCCCTGCAGGCTGTTAATACTTTTCCCTTGAAGTTTTCCCTTCTAATTACCACCGTTCCCATATTCTATAATAGATTTCTAAAATGCTGCGCTAATCCGCCTGGAAGAAGTAACAATCCATCCTCGAAGACGACTCCAACAACCTCTCCATCCTCAAGAAGGAAATTGTACCCATCCAACCATACAGAATAAGTAATCGGAAATCGATGCATCGGTGCAACTCTCCATCAACGAAAAGATAGAGCCCTGAAGGTCAATGCCACAGTCCTCGCTAAAAAGCTCGAAAACTAAAAGCACAAAAATGTATCCCTTCCCTAAGACAGATCGAACTGGAGACAATCATCAATCACCTTCGAAATTCACTGGAGAAGGAAAAACTGCAGGAGGCCTCCTTCAGGGACAGCAACAGCTTCTAAAGTCTCTCCGGCTTGGAGAATAGATACAAAAAGTATGAATATGACCTGGGCCAATTAAACGGCAAGACCAATAGGATTGCCGAGAATGTGGAGGAGAAGAGGACCAAAATCAACCAGAATCGCACTGAACGGGTGATCGATTCCGGCATTTTCAGGAACATCGAGAAGGAACTGATCGAGAGTGAGCTCAAATTCAAGAAATTGCTCATCGAGAAGATAAAGTACCAGAAGGAGTATGAAAAATTGCTCAAGAAGTACGAGGGCCTCAAGGAACACGCTGAAAACTACAACGAGCAAAGGGAAAGCAAGCTCAAACCTGGCAGCTCCTTCGCCTCTCTCCTCAACAACAACGataccaccaccaccgccaataaaaaattcaccaaTCTCGACATCCCCAAGGACGGAACCAACAACAATCCCAAGTCCATGACCTTCATCGAGGAGGAACAGGAGTTTGAAGAGCAGAAGAATATCATAGCCATCAAAAAATTACTGTCTGAGACTGGATTGGAGAATTGTGAGGAACTGCTCTACCACTTCTACCACATCGACGAAGTCAATGATAAATACTTCAACGAAATGATGGTATACGCCGACCAGGTAACAGCCCGCCCTATCTAGAGCAACGAAATAGAGAGATATCTGAGCTAGTTCAGCCACCTCAAAGGGGAAAATAAGCTGCAATTCTATGAGGCCAAGAGAAAACTCACCAAAAACCAACTCTATAAGGCCGAACGCAAGAAACTGCAGTCAATCATCGACGAAACAGCAGAAACCACCAAGGTTTAAATGGCTTAAATCAACAACTTTTTCGTACCTATTTTGACATTTAGAGTGACGCCAACTTCAAGAGATTTTTAAATCTTTCGACTTGGAGGATCAGACAGCACAAGAATAGCAAAACTTCGATGAGCTGAAGGGGGTCCTACAGACCCTGGAGAGCCACATGAATGAAATCCTTTCAAAGGGAACCGTGATTCGCGAGGAAAAGAACACCTCGCGTTCCAACCAACAGTAGAAACTAGAAGAACTCATCAACAGAGTGAGAAAATCAGACGAAAATTTGAACGTAATGAAGAAAGAGGAGTTCCAGGAGAGTACCATAAGATCCTCAAGACATCCGTCTCCAAAACCTCCATCGTCAAGGCGCCCCAGAAGAGGCCCTCCTACGCCAGGATCAAAAAATGATGATATAATACCCTAGTATTGACTTAATCCAATATTGTACTAGCGTCACTCAAATTCTGTTTTCGAACAGTGAAAAGCATCATTTCCTACGCTGCTCCTTGCTGATCGGCTTCGTCTTCTTCGGCTGACCGTACTCCGCCCTTCCGCGAGAAGACTTTGAATCCGATGAGATggaggatgatgatgaagagCTGGAGGAGCTGCTCGATGAGGATGACGAGCTTTCCGAGCGGTGGCGGCTTTTGCgttggcttttctttctttttgggctCTCCTTCCTCTTGGAGGATCTCCTGCTCTTCTCATCATGCTTGCGATGGTCGCCGGATTTGAGTCCCGAGGTTCCACAATGAGTCTGCAGCCTTCGTATACGCGATCGTGCATGCCTTTCACTGCGTCTTCCGCATCGTAGTAGTCTTCAAACTCCTAAATGAGTGTATTTTTACAATGAATGAGTAGGGTCCCTTGAACTGTACGCATGAGATTTTGCCAAACCTCTTGAAGAGGGCCTTGAGATCGTCCTTGTTGGTCCTTTTGTCGTATCCCTTGACGTATATTTCGGGGTTTCTCTCCTTCCTGGGCATGAGACTAGTATACAGTGAGTAAATTATAATATCGATGCTTCAAATTGTGCGCGTTTATGAGGCAATACCATATCAGCAACGTGCAcatttgagaaaagaaacaaatcaatgcTTTTATACGCAATCCGCAAATTATGCCAAGATCACTATCAGGCCACGCTTGGAAGATGCAGAAAAGGTCGCTGATATGGAATTTGATGATGCTTTTATAGTGTACTTTTTGCTTCACTTGCATGCTGAAAGTCATACCGTTGGAGGGACTGGGATTGTGAGCTCAGTCAGTATTTCTTCTATAAAAGTCAGATTAGAATTATTTGCTAAATCGGTAATCAATCAGATTACCCTCATTTTCAATAGAATTTCCACGATAAACAACCAACCGACGCAAAATAAAGAATCTGAATTGGGTTTAAAGGTTATTTTGGTTTGATATCGATGAATGACAAAACCAAAAATAAAGATCTCAAAAGGACAAAAGCATCATCAGGCATCACGTATGATCTCGTGGGGACATTGCTTATGGCATTTAGAGAAAAGGAGCATTCTATTTGATCATTGATATAATATTTCAGATAATATGGATGAGCTTTTAAGTCGGCTTGACTCAATCCCCAATTGCAAATAAATAATGCGGTAGTCCTGCAAACGCAACGGACTTAATACATCTCTGGGCGGAGAGCTAACAGTGCCTAAGCTGAAGCTtctaaatgaaaaattcaaaaaagcgTAGAAAGATCGATATTAAGGTATGCCTGTCTGCAAAGCAAGATCCGCACGAACTGGATTGAAAATTAGCTAAAGACCTACAATTGGCTGCTGATAGCGATCAGCGCCCTAGAAAACGCCAGGATTGCAGATTTCGTAAGTTTGGGGGTATGCAGGGTTAGAAGCAATggattttattataaaatattttccaatttaaaactcgcaattttttgaaattcgaagCCCGGAGGTTCCTCTAGGAACGCAAATGCAAAAATAAGAATTGGGCGGAATAATAAAACAGACTTTATTGAAGATCGTAAATTAGATGTAAGAAAACGCTAGacgaaaaattagaaaagaccCAGTGGAGAACAATTCGAAGAGGAACGCATTAGGAATTAAATTAGCTAAAATCTGCAGAGGCGGCAATCGAGATGACAGGAAGGAAAAAATCCATTGGAATTAAGTTGCAAGAGCCCTTTTCGAAGAATCTGGAGAAGTTTATTTTCGGTCAGCCAAGCACTGCAGATAGAGATGGTATAATTACGTTGATCCATCCATTGAGAGGTAAAAATACGGGATAATTTAGAGGCAAGTGGAGAGAGGCAGAAGATGAAAGATTGTGTGAGCTGgtgaaagagaagggaaagaagtGGGCAGAGATAGCCGCCATCCTGAACAGGACATAGCATACAGTCAAGAATAGATTTCACTCCTTGCAGATGAAGAGCAAAAAAGACGTGAAGAGAAAGGTTTCGTCGATCAGCCAAAATAACCAAGATTGTGTACGGAATAGTCCAAAATATCCTTCTTCTCGATGAAGGAGGACAGTGAGAAGCCACCCATGATCACCATCTCGGAATTCCCTGAGAGGATCAATTCAAAAAAGGATAAGGTGACCTATAAGTTGGATAGTTTATAGAGGATGCGGATGACCACTAAGGCCTGGATCCCAACAAAAGCACGAAAAGCGAGTTTATATTCTCGCCTTTCCAATCATTCTCGCCTAGAAATCTAACGCCCTTCATTAGTTCTCCTTCCCCCTTGACATTCTCGCTATTCAAGAGAAACTTCGACTCATAAACGCAATATTTCAAAGAATTTCTCATCAACGGACAGCAGAGCGGGTTCGCTAACGACAAATAACGATACTGATCATTATGTTATGTATGTCCTAATCAAAAATATCATTGTTTGCTATTGCTCACTGTTTCGGACTTTAGAAaaaggattttttgtttttgagataGAATGTTTGGGTTTCCCAACCGCACAAATCTTCCTAATGCTCATCGGTTTCAAAAAGCTGTGCAAAAGGTCTCTTCGATTCGCTATCGTTCTTGAACTTATTCTTCACTCTTTTGACTTTCAAGATGCCTAATTTTAGAGAATTTTTGTTGAGATCCTTCATCTTCTAATGCGTAGGGAGAGAAGCATATTCTTATTCATCGTTATTCAATCTGACATCATGTGTCCTTGTTGATTACCTTTCAGTTATGTACTTGGATTATTTTTCACTCTCCAGTATACTTTTCTATGCCGAGAAATGTTTAGACGTGTTCATTTCCTGTATGATATATTTCAGCTCCTTTTGCACTTCCTATCCGAGCAGATTTCTTCCAGTTTTAGGTTATTTCTTTCTTGGAAGTCTCTAAGAGATATTTTCTGTAGTCCCTGGAGGTCTACCTAAAATAGGTGGGCTCTAGACTGTATCTTTTTCTGAGTTTTGCGATATTTTTAAGGTTGATTTGGTATTTCCTGGGGGTTTAATATCGACTAATCTCTCTGTGCTCGTTCTAAAATTTGATTATCTTGCTCTTGTTCATGTTGATCTGCTTGTATCCGCTGTATTCGCTCCTCTTGTGCTTGGTAAAAATGGATGAGAAATCCTTCGACTTCTAAATAGCTATAATAAGTTCTTCTCCTCTCCGCATTATGTTTTGGTAAGAGAGAGACCCTATTTGTGCTCGGTTAGGGACCTCGGGTTCTTACGCATTGACATGACGACCTTTATTGCACTGGGCTTGTTTTATATTCTAGCCCGTTCAGAGTTTAACATCCTGGAGATAAATAATAAAATCATCGTGCCTTCATACAAAGGAtgcaaacattttttattttggatctGGGAATTCTAGAATGGCATTGGCTTTAAATAGTTAATAATTATACTCTGAAGTAATATTTAATTAAGGATATCGATGAAAAGACTCCTCACGCTATTCACTCGAAATTTACCATTAATCACAAAAAAGATAGCTCTTTTCACTGTCCTATACACGCAGCATAGGCTATTCTCTTCTCCTCTGCCACTCATATGCGCATCTTCGCCATAGACATTGAAGCAAAACATCGAGAATATCGAACAAAAGTCAATAAAAATATACTCGAATGGTCGACTGGTCGGATACGCATACTGCTTTGCCAACAACTACCTTGTGACTGTTTGGTATGCATCCATCTATATAGCGAATAATTGCTAGAGAAGAACCTCAATAACAAGACATTTGAATATTACTTGGAGGAGAGAAGCTGAAAGGAAGCTTCAGAGTAGTGGGCAACTTCTAAAATTTAGTATTTATCGAATGCACGCTTAGCGTAGATAGGCATTAATTTAGGATAGAATATCATCCGTATCTGGAGATTTCGCAAAGCCTACATCCTATTCATAGGTATAGATACTGAAGCAACGCTAATTTATGAGCATTAAGCGCGGATTCTTTATTAATTAGGATTCAGGATACGGGATCATAGACGGATAGGGGAAATAGGCAGTTTGGTCACCAATGGTAAGGGAATTGCAGGAATTGTGGTACAGGTAGGGTCATAGTCTCTCAAAGGATTCCTGAGGATAATAGAATGGCGACATTTGATGCCGATTCTGACGCGTATGAAAGGAAAGCCTTTACACTTGGGGATATCAGCACAGGCAATATAAAACCAAGAGGGCGTTTCAGTGGTGAGGATAGCACCCAATAGCCCCTTCAAGCACGAGATCATGATGGGAGATTTGATATTGAGTGCGAACGGGCATCGGTTCAGAGATCCTGAATCTTTACATAGGATTTGTATGGAATCAAATGGAGAAGTTTAACTACTCATTCAAAGAGAAGGAAAGCATGTTTAAGTCAAAATCCACCTATGAAGACGAATGCTCAATCGTGATACTAAACAATCAATAATCATCCACCAATATCTATTCAAGCTTTAGTTGCATCCTTCgcctttatttttatatctatcCTATTCTAACCAAcctaaaaacatatttttccttCATCAGTCCACAACCCAGCTTCCCTGCTTTAATAATGAAACTaacattcttttgttgatatgTGTATGATTGATTGAAGTTATATCATCCATGCCTGAGTCTATCGCACTTGTCGAGGAAGGCCTTGAGGTCAAGCTATCCGATGAAGAGCTGGTCCGAGAGATCTAAGAATTGTCTGATGGTTTGATTTTTGGTTCTATGGCTCATGGTGCAAAAGTACTACTATTTTTACTATTTGAAGGCCAGCATCTCGTAGGTCAGTTGCACATCAGTGAACACGCGATAGATCAGCAACAGGTAGCGCTTCACGTCGTATACGAAGGGATTTGTGTGAGGAGGAATCTATTTTTCTATCACAGCGGAAAGGTAGATGTTGTGGCTGTCGTCCATTAGCACCGTCTACAGACTCAAACCAGAGTAACTCTACAGAGACTAGTGCAACATCACCAACGCCCTTCCAACTTTAATCAGCGTCTCCACCTTGTTCTGCGGACTCAAGAACCATTGGCTCTGCGTTTGGTCGCTCAGCCTATGGTACTTCTTGTCGGTGATGAGAGTGAGCGCCCATAGGCAAGGGTTCCTTTCCTCCATGGCGTAGGCATAGACTGGTTGCATGTAGGGATTAGCTGTGAGTTGCAGTCTATTCACGTAGTAAAGTTTTTTCGTCATAGCCGAGTAAGATCCCTCGTACCTCTCGATGCTAACCTTGCACCCCTCGTAGAGCCTCCTCATCTTCACGTTCTCTATCTGTTGAGCAGTCAGCTTGGTCATGATGCTTTCGCTCATCTAGAAAAGCTGCTCCTCGACGGGGTTAGGATGGATGGAGAGACGGTACTGTTCCTCATTTTGATCGGAGAAGGACCCCGCAGTGATGAGACTGACATCGTGCGTTTGTACAGGTTGGGAAGCGACTATCTCCTGTGCGAGAAAGTGGTCGATGCGCACGAAACTTCGGAGTGCAGGATACGGTTGGTGAACTTTTCGATGTCATCTATCTTGTCCTTTTCGGCGATCAGGAAGCAAAAGTTAGGATTGGACTTCCGCAGTCTTTCCAGTTCGGGCGCGATGGAGGTGATGTTGAATTTGTCCTGCAATTTCCTGCAACAGTTCTCGAAGGTTTCGTAGTGGAGGAAGATGATGTAAGATTTGGGGAACTCCTTGCGGGCCTCCTTGGAAATTCGTATGTAGATATCTTTATGCAGTGATGTGTTGATAAGCCTGATCTAGTTTGTGCTGATTATTTTGACAAGCTCTTCTCGTGCTCGGCCAGTTCCTCGGTGGGGCCTTCTGCGCCCTGGAAGCGAATCTAAACACCATTGTTATTCTTGTAGAATTTGATCTCAGACTGGGTGAGGTAGGAGGACTACTCGATTTTCTGGAAGAGATGCTGGCTGTGCAGCCAGACCATTTGCACCGGATTGAGGTCAACGCTCACTTTCCGAACCTTCTTCTCAGACATTTGAGATTTAATTATTACTATCGCCAACTACTCCACCAATAATACACCAATACACAAGAAAGGTTAGGTTATTAATGATCAAACATATACCATGCAAATAACTAGCTATTTGTACatcaatttttcatcttttcctcaATCATAGTATAAtaatggggttggggttggggttggggttggggttggggttggggttggggttggggttggggt belongs to Nymphaea colorata isolate Beijing-Zhang1983 unplaced genomic scaffold, ASM883128v2 scaffold0705, whole genome shotgun sequence and includes:
- the LOC116245505 gene encoding uncharacterized protein LOC116245505, with product MSEAAYQPYAIIFVTEPVLQQGPNEKVPPYVTYQVSGQDPHGQFNIRRRFREFLLLRNKLVERFTGMYIPPIPSKRTAAITYDIREARALLEAIESRRAFESKKSNFEAVRRESKEELERLKSGRLSIKSFFTSGTKELQIKELENYIPHHPPGHPRFKKSRSIDYLATVQMIAQKEMRVLQLYGESLLTAQVKRPAKSVLVSHQQAVEVEKQPSKEEKEE